A single Pseudomonas brassicacearum DNA region contains:
- the rnk gene encoding nucleoside diphosphate kinase regulator, with protein MTAPSITLTRLDVQRLERLIDSLDETLPGVIALQTELDRAENVVGHEEVPVDVVTMNSRVHCREESSGKDYHLTLVYPQDANADEGRISILAPVGSALLGLKVGQHIDWPAPGGKTLKLTLLAVEYQPEAGGDFHL; from the coding sequence ATGACCGCACCTTCCATCACCCTTACCCGTCTGGACGTACAGCGTCTGGAACGCCTGATCGACAGCCTTGATGAAACGCTGCCGGGCGTGATTGCGCTGCAAACCGAACTGGATCGCGCCGAGAACGTGGTGGGTCACGAAGAAGTGCCTGTCGACGTCGTGACCATGAACTCGCGCGTGCACTGTCGCGAAGAAAGCAGCGGCAAGGACTATCACCTGACATTGGTTTATCCACAGGACGCGAACGCCGACGAAGGCCGTATCTCGATCCTGGCACCCGTGGGCAGTGCGTTGCTGGGCCTGAAGGTCGGCCAGCACATCGACTGGCCGGCCCCGGGTGGCAAGACGTTGAAGCTGACGTTGCTGGCTGTCGAATACCAGCCTGAAGCAGGCGGTGATTTCCACCTCTGA
- a CDS encoding DUF1289 domain-containing protein yields MSQTAAQRPPKPLYSNVSPAVPSPCTGVCKLDEQKVCLGCSRHVEDIRQWRSADDERRRVICAEALKRRSL; encoded by the coding sequence GTGAGCCAGACCGCCGCGCAACGGCCACCCAAGCCGCTCTACAGCAACGTCAGCCCGGCCGTGCCGTCGCCGTGTACCGGCGTGTGCAAGCTGGATGAACAGAAAGTCTGCCTCGGTTGTTCGCGCCACGTGGAAGATATCCGCCAATGGCGCTCGGCCGACGACGAGCGGCGGCGGGTCATCTGTGCCGAGGCGCTCAAGCGCAGATCCTTGTAG
- the cyaY gene encoding iron donor protein CyaY, which yields MSLTEARFHDLVDATQQTLEDVFDESELDIDLESSAGVLTVKFENGSQLIFSRQEPLRQLWLAAVSGGFHFDYDEESERWMCDKSEEQLGEMLERIVKQQADVELDFEGL from the coding sequence ATGAGTTTGACTGAAGCCCGTTTCCACGATCTGGTCGATGCGACCCAGCAAACGCTGGAGGATGTGTTCGACGAGAGTGAGCTGGACATCGACCTGGAAAGCTCCGCCGGTGTACTCACCGTCAAGTTCGAGAACGGCAGCCAGTTGATTTTCAGTCGCCAGGAGCCGTTGCGGCAGTTGTGGCTGGCGGCGGTCTCCGGTGGCTTTCACTTCGACTACGACGAGGAAAGCGAACGCTGGATGTGCGACAAGAGCGAAGAACAATTGGGCGAGATGCTCGAGCGCATCGTCAAGCAGCAGGCTGACGTGGAACTCGATTTCGAAGGCTTGTGA
- the lptM gene encoding LPS translocon maturation chaperone LptM, with product MKRLISSLAALVAVACLVTACGQKGPLYLPDDSKSPEEQAKSSQAKSHSHDTHTTTY from the coding sequence ATGAAGCGCCTGATCTCTTCCCTTGCTGCGCTCGTCGCGGTTGCCTGCCTCGTGACAGCCTGTGGTCAAAAAGGTCCGCTGTATCTGCCTGATGACAGCAAGTCCCCTGAAGAACAGGCCAAGTCGTCGCAAGCCAAATCCCACTCGCACGACACCCACACCACCACCTACTAA
- the lysA gene encoding diaminopimelate decarboxylase: MDAFNYRGGELFAEGVALSAIAERFGTPTYVYSRAHIEAQYRTFADALEGMPHLVCFAVKANSNLGVLNVLARLGAGFDIVSGGELERVLAAGGSADKIVFSGVGKTREDMRRALEVGVHCFNIESTDELERLQIVAAELGVRAPISLRVNPDVDAGTHPYISTGLKENKFGIAIADAEDVYVRAAQLPNLEVLGVDCHIGSQLTTLEPFIDALDRLLALVDRLGDCGIYLSHIDLGGGVGVRYRDEEPPLVADYIKAVRERLEGRELALMFEPGRYIVANAGVLLTQVEYLKHTEHKDFAIVDAAMNDLIRPALYQAWMDVTAVRPRDTAARSYDIVGPICETGDFLAKGRELALEEGDLLAVHSAGAYGFVMSSNYNTRGRCAEVLVDGDQAFEVRRRETVAELFAGESLLPE; this comes from the coding sequence ATGGACGCTTTTAACTACCGTGGCGGGGAGCTGTTCGCGGAAGGGGTTGCCCTGTCCGCGATCGCCGAACGTTTCGGCACGCCGACCTATGTCTATTCCCGCGCCCACATCGAAGCCCAGTACCGGACGTTCGCCGATGCCCTCGAGGGCATGCCGCACCTGGTGTGTTTCGCTGTAAAAGCCAACTCCAACCTGGGTGTGCTCAATGTCCTGGCGCGCCTGGGCGCCGGTTTCGACATCGTCTCCGGCGGCGAACTCGAACGCGTATTGGCTGCTGGCGGCAGCGCCGACAAGATCGTGTTCTCCGGCGTCGGCAAGACCCGTGAAGACATGCGCCGCGCCCTGGAAGTTGGCGTGCACTGCTTCAACATCGAATCCACCGACGAGCTGGAGCGCCTGCAAATCGTCGCCGCCGAGCTGGGTGTCCGCGCGCCGATCTCCCTGCGCGTGAACCCGGACGTCGACGCTGGCACCCACCCGTACATTTCCACCGGCCTGAAGGAAAACAAGTTCGGCATCGCCATTGCCGACGCCGAAGACGTGTACGTGCGCGCCGCCCAACTGCCGAACCTGGAAGTGCTGGGCGTCGATTGCCACATCGGCTCGCAACTGACCACCCTGGAGCCGTTCATCGATGCCCTCGACCGCTTGCTGGCGCTGGTCGATCGCCTCGGCGACTGTGGCATCTACCTGAGCCACATCGATCTCGGTGGCGGTGTCGGCGTGCGCTATCGCGATGAAGAGCCACCGCTGGTGGCCGACTACATCAAGGCCGTGCGCGAGCGCCTCGAAGGCCGTGAACTGGCGCTGATGTTCGAGCCGGGCCGCTACATCGTCGCCAATGCCGGCGTACTGCTGACCCAGGTCGAGTACCTCAAGCACACCGAGCACAAGGATTTCGCCATCGTCGATGCAGCAATGAACGACCTGATCCGCCCGGCGCTGTACCAGGCCTGGATGGACGTCACCGCCGTGCGCCCTCGCGATACCGCTGCGCGCAGCTACGACATCGTCGGGCCGATCTGCGAAACCGGTGACTTCCTGGCCAAGGGTCGGGAGCTGGCACTGGAAGAAGGCGATCTGCTGGCCGTGCATTCGGCCGGTGCCTACGGGTTTGTCATGAGTTCCAACTACAACACTCGCGGCCGTTGCGCCGAGGTGCTGGTGGACGGTGATCAGGCATTCGAAGTGCGTCGCCGCGAGACGGTAGCCGAGTTGTTTGCCGGCGAAAGCCTGCTGCCGGAGTAA
- the dapF gene encoding diaminopimelate epimerase yields MLLRFTKMHGLGNDFMVLDLVSQHAHILPKHAKQWGDRHTGVGFDQLLIVEAPNNPDVDFRYRIFNADGSEVEQCGNGARCFARFVLDKRLTAKRQIRVETKSGIIELDVRSDGQIGVNMGAPRLVPAEIPFQAPAQALSYPLEVDGNTMELAAVSMGNPHAVLRVADINSAPVHELGPKIEHHPRFPARVNVGFLQVIDRHRAQLRVWERGAGETQACGTGACAAAVAAISQGWMDSPLLIDLPGGRLSIEWAGPGQPVMMTGPAVRVYEGQVRL; encoded by the coding sequence ATGCTGCTGCGTTTTACCAAGATGCACGGCCTGGGCAATGACTTCATGGTCCTCGACCTGGTCAGCCAGCACGCGCATATCCTGCCCAAGCACGCCAAGCAATGGGGGGATCGGCACACCGGTGTCGGTTTTGACCAATTGTTGATCGTCGAGGCGCCCAATAACCCCGATGTGGATTTCCGTTACCGGATCTTCAACGCCGACGGCTCGGAAGTGGAGCAATGCGGCAATGGCGCGCGCTGCTTCGCCCGTTTCGTGCTGGACAAGCGCCTGACCGCCAAGCGGCAGATCCGCGTCGAGACCAAGAGCGGCATCATCGAACTGGATGTGCGCAGCGACGGCCAGATCGGCGTCAACATGGGCGCTCCGCGCCTGGTTCCGGCAGAAATTCCGTTCCAAGCGCCGGCCCAGGCCTTGAGCTATCCGTTGGAAGTCGATGGCAACACGATGGAGCTGGCGGCGGTATCCATGGGCAACCCCCACGCGGTGCTGCGAGTGGCCGATATCAACAGTGCCCCGGTGCATGAGCTGGGGCCGAAAATCGAGCATCATCCGCGCTTCCCCGCGCGAGTGAACGTCGGTTTCCTGCAAGTCATCGACCGCCACCGCGCACAATTGCGCGTCTGGGAACGCGGCGCCGGGGAAACCCAGGCCTGCGGTACCGGCGCCTGTGCCGCCGCAGTCGCTGCGATCAGCCAGGGGTGGATGGATTCGCCGTTGTTGATCGATCTGCCCGGCGGGCGCCTGTCCATCGAATGGGCAGGCCCTGGTCAACCGGTGATGATGACCGGCCCGGCAGTACGCGTATACGAAGGACAAGTTCGTCTTTGA
- a CDS encoding DUF484 family protein → MTDQPQVPAPQPDESPSLPEAAAVAAYLEAYPDFFVEHEELLATMRIPHRRGDTVSLVEHQMKILRERNIEMRHRLSHLMDVARDNDRLFDKTRRLILALMDASTLEDLVMSVEDSLRQDFQVPFVSLILFGDNTMPVGRWVTHAEAQTAIGGLLTEDKSVSGSLREHELDFLFGEEQRKQIGSTAVVAIAHQGVHGVLAIASRDPQHYKSSVGTLFLSYIAEVTGRVLPRVAGSLRSVR, encoded by the coding sequence ATGACCGACCAGCCACAGGTTCCAGCCCCACAGCCCGACGAATCCCCCAGCCTGCCAGAAGCCGCCGCCGTGGCGGCTTACCTGGAAGCTTATCCGGACTTCTTCGTCGAGCATGAAGAACTGCTTGCGACGATGCGCATCCCCCACCGGCGCGGCGATACCGTGTCGCTGGTGGAGCACCAGATGAAAATCCTGCGTGAGCGCAACATCGAAATGCGCCATCGTCTTTCGCACCTGATGGACGTGGCCCGGGACAACGACCGGCTGTTCGACAAGACCCGTCGGCTGATCCTGGCCCTGATGGACGCCAGCACCCTCGAAGACCTGGTCATGAGCGTCGAAGACAGCCTGCGCCAGGATTTCCAGGTGCCCTTTGTCAGCCTGATCCTGTTCGGCGACAACACCATGCCGGTGGGCCGCTGGGTGACCCACGCCGAAGCGCAGACGGCCATCGGCGGCCTGCTCACGGAAGACAAAAGCGTCAGCGGCAGCCTGCGCGAGCATGAGTTGGACTTCCTGTTCGGCGAAGAGCAGCGCAAGCAGATCGGCTCCACCGCCGTCGTCGCCATTGCCCATCAGGGCGTGCACGGCGTACTGGCTATCGCCAGTCGCGATCCGCAGCACTACAAGAGCTCGGTGGGCACGCTGTTTTTGAGCTACATCGCCGAAGTCACCGGCCGGGTGCTGCCACGGGTCGCCGGTTCGCTGCGCTCGGTACGCTGA
- the xerC gene encoding tyrosine recombinase XerC: MERQLDAYCEHLRSERQVSPHTLSAYRRDLEKVLGWCQKQNIGSWSALDIQRLRSLIARLHQQGQSSRSLARLLSAVRGLYHYLNREGLCDHDPATGLAPPKGERRLPKTLDTDRALQLLEGAVEDDFLARRDQAILELFYSSGLRLSELTGLNLDQLDLADGMVQVLGKGSKTRLLPVGRKAREALEQWLPLRALTNPADDAVFVSQQGRRLGPRAIQLRVKAAGERELGQNLHPHMLRHSFASHLLESSQDLRAVQELLGHSDIKTTQIYTHLDFQHLATVYDSAHPRAKRIKGDES, encoded by the coding sequence ATGGAACGGCAACTGGACGCCTACTGCGAACACCTGCGCAGTGAGCGCCAGGTGTCGCCCCACACGTTGTCGGCCTATCGCCGCGACCTGGAAAAAGTGCTGGGCTGGTGCCAGAAGCAGAACATCGGCAGCTGGTCGGCCCTGGACATCCAACGCTTGCGCAGCCTCATTGCCCGCCTGCATCAACAGGGGCAATCCTCCCGCAGCCTGGCACGACTGTTGTCAGCGGTGCGCGGCCTGTATCACTACCTCAATCGCGAAGGCTTGTGCGATCACGATCCGGCCACCGGCCTGGCACCGCCCAAGGGCGAACGCCGATTGCCAAAGACCCTCGACACCGACCGCGCCCTGCAATTGCTTGAAGGTGCCGTCGAGGATGACTTCCTGGCACGGCGCGACCAGGCGATTCTCGAGCTGTTCTATTCTTCCGGCCTGCGGCTTTCAGAGCTGACAGGGCTGAACCTGGATCAACTGGACCTGGCCGATGGCATGGTCCAGGTGCTCGGCAAGGGCAGCAAGACCCGCCTGCTGCCCGTCGGCCGCAAGGCCCGTGAAGCCCTGGAGCAGTGGCTGCCGCTGCGGGCGCTGACCAACCCCGCCGACGACGCGGTCTTCGTCAGCCAACAGGGGCGGCGCCTCGGCCCGCGAGCGATCCAGTTGCGGGTCAAGGCCGCCGGCGAACGGGAGCTGGGACAGAACCTGCACCCACACATGCTCCGGCACTCCTTCGCCAGCCATCTGCTGGAATCCTCCCAGGACCTGCGCGCCGTTCAAGAGCTGCTGGGGCATTCGGACATCAAGACCACCCAGATCTACACCCACCTGGATTTCCAGCACCTGGCGACGGTCTATGACAGTGCCCATCCCAGGGCCAAACGCATCAAGGGCGACGAATCATGA
- a CDS encoding HAD family hydrolase, whose amino-acid sequence MTIELITFDLDDTLWDTAPVIASAEAVLRQWLTDNAPNLGGLPVEHLFSIREQVLREEPGLKHRISALRRRVLFRALQDAGYDQWQASGLADQAFETFLHARHQLEIFPEVQPTLEILANHFALGVVTNGNADVRRLGLADYFKFALCAEDIGIAKPDARLFHEALQRGGATAQTAVHIGDHPGDDIAGAQQAGLRAVWFNPTGKPWDADHAPDAEIRSLTELPGLLAGWHGQR is encoded by the coding sequence ATGACCATCGAGTTGATCACTTTCGACCTGGACGACACCCTGTGGGACACCGCACCGGTGATCGCCAGCGCCGAAGCCGTACTCCGCCAATGGCTGACCGACAACGCACCGAACCTGGGCGGTCTGCCGGTGGAGCACCTTTTTTCGATTCGCGAACAAGTGCTGCGCGAGGAGCCTGGACTCAAGCACCGCATCAGCGCGCTGCGCCGGCGGGTGCTGTTTCGTGCCTTGCAGGACGCCGGCTACGACCAGTGGCAAGCCTCCGGGCTGGCAGACCAGGCCTTCGAGACGTTCCTGCATGCCCGTCATCAACTGGAGATCTTTCCCGAGGTGCAGCCCACCCTGGAGATCCTGGCCAATCATTTCGCCCTCGGTGTAGTCACCAATGGCAACGCCGACGTGCGACGCCTGGGGTTGGCGGACTATTTCAAGTTCGCCTTGTGCGCCGAAGACATCGGCATCGCCAAGCCTGACGCCCGGCTGTTCCACGAAGCCCTGCAACGCGGCGGCGCCACGGCGCAGACCGCCGTACACATTGGCGATCATCCGGGCGACGATATCGCCGGCGCCCAACAGGCCGGCCTGCGCGCGGTATGGTTCAACCCGACAGGCAAGCCCTGGGATGCCGACCACGCGCCGGATGCGGAGATTCGCAGCCTGACCGAACTGCCGGGGTTATTGGCAGGGTGGCATGGCCAGCGCTGA
- the sutA gene encoding transcriptional regulator SutA, which yields MSDDDLENDDLEVGDEDEAEEGLEAAAEDVADDDGADVPVPTAKGKAKAAVSVDELPSVEAKNKERDALAKAMEEFLARGGKVQEVEANVVADPPKKPDNKYGSRPI from the coding sequence ATGAGCGACGATGATCTGGAAAACGACGACCTCGAAGTAGGCGACGAAGACGAGGCCGAAGAAGGCCTTGAAGCGGCGGCGGAAGACGTTGCCGATGACGATGGGGCCGATGTTCCGGTTCCTACCGCCAAAGGCAAGGCCAAGGCGGCCGTGTCGGTCGACGAGTTGCCGAGCGTAGAGGCCAAGAACAAGGAGCGTGATGCGCTCGCCAAGGCCATGGAGGAATTCCTGGCCAGGGGCGGTAAGGTGCAGGAAGTGGAGGCCAATGTGGTCGCTGATCCGCCCAAGAAGCCTGACAACAAGTACGGCAGCCGCCCAATCTGA
- a CDS encoding secondary thiamine-phosphate synthase enzyme YjbQ produces the protein MWQQTLITLRARPRGFHLVTDELLAGLPELQACRVGLLHLWLQHTSASLTINENADPAVRRDFERFFNRLIPQGTADYEHNDEGLDDLPAHFKASVLGCQLSLPVTAGRLALGTWQGVYLGEHRDHGGARKVLATLYGEGA, from the coding sequence ATGTGGCAACAGACGCTGATAACCCTGCGGGCAAGGCCTCGGGGCTTTCATCTGGTGACGGACGAGTTGCTTGCCGGCCTGCCTGAACTCCAGGCGTGTCGTGTCGGTCTGTTGCATCTGTGGCTGCAGCATACCTCGGCCTCGTTGACCATCAACGAGAACGCCGATCCGGCGGTACGTCGAGACTTCGAACGATTTTTCAATCGGCTGATCCCACAAGGAACCGCCGATTATGAGCACAACGACGAAGGCCTGGACGACCTCCCGGCGCACTTCAAGGCCAGCGTGCTCGGTTGCCAGCTCAGCCTGCCGGTCACGGCAGGACGGTTGGCATTGGGAACCTGGCAAGGTGTTTATCTGGGCGAGCACCGTGATCACGGCGGTGCTCGTAAAGTCCTCGCCACCTTGTACGGTGAAGGGGCATAA
- a CDS encoding ammonium transporter, whose translation MTLRKFAGLGALLSFAMPGLAMAEEAAAPVLNSGDTAWMLTATILVLFMTIPGLALFYGGMVRSKNILSVMMQCFAITGLISILWVIYGYSIAFDTTGMEQGVVNFNSFVGGLNKAFLAGLTPDSLTGLFPEAVFITFQMTFAIITPALIVGAFAERMKFSAMLIFMAVWFTLVYAPIAHMVWSGNGGLMWDWGVLDFAGGTVVHINAGIAGLVACLVLGKRKGFPTTPMAPHNLGYTLMGAAMLWVGWFGFNAGSAIAANGTAGMAMLVTQIATAAAALGWMFAEWITHGKPSALGIASGVVAGLVAITPAAGTVGPMGALVIGLAAGVVCFFCATTLKRKLGYDDSLDAFGVHGIGGILGAILTGVFAAPALGGFGTVTDIGAQVWIQFKGVGFTVIYTAIVTFIILKVLDAVMGLRVSEEEEAVGLDLAQHNERGYNL comes from the coding sequence ATGACTCTGCGTAAATTCGCAGGGCTAGGAGCCCTGTTGTCCTTCGCAATGCCTGGCCTGGCCATGGCAGAAGAAGCGGCAGCCCCAGTCCTGAACTCCGGCGACACCGCCTGGATGCTCACGGCCACGATTCTTGTACTGTTCATGACCATTCCCGGCCTGGCGCTGTTCTACGGCGGCATGGTTCGGTCGAAAAACATTCTTTCGGTGATGATGCAATGCTTTGCCATTACCGGTCTGATCAGCATTCTGTGGGTCATTTACGGCTACAGCATTGCGTTCGACACCACGGGGATGGAGCAGGGCGTCGTCAACTTCAATTCGTTCGTCGGGGGTCTGAACAAGGCATTCCTGGCGGGCCTCACGCCCGATAGCCTGACTGGCCTGTTCCCTGAAGCGGTGTTCATCACCTTCCAGATGACGTTCGCCATCATCACCCCGGCCCTGATCGTCGGCGCGTTTGCCGAGCGGATGAAGTTCTCCGCCATGCTGATCTTCATGGCCGTGTGGTTCACCCTGGTGTATGCACCGATTGCCCACATGGTCTGGTCCGGCAACGGCGGCCTGATGTGGGACTGGGGCGTGCTGGACTTCGCCGGCGGCACCGTGGTGCACATCAACGCTGGTATTGCTGGCCTGGTGGCGTGCCTGGTACTGGGCAAGCGCAAGGGCTTCCCGACTACTCCGATGGCGCCGCATAACCTGGGTTACACCCTGATGGGCGCGGCCATGCTGTGGGTCGGCTGGTTCGGCTTCAACGCCGGCTCCGCCATCGCGGCCAACGGCACCGCCGGCATGGCGATGCTGGTGACCCAGATCGCGACCGCTGCGGCGGCGCTGGGCTGGATGTTTGCCGAGTGGATCACCCATGGCAAGCCAAGCGCACTGGGCATCGCCTCGGGCGTGGTGGCCGGCCTGGTTGCCATCACCCCGGCTGCCGGCACCGTGGGCCCAATGGGCGCCCTGGTCATTGGCCTGGCAGCGGGCGTGGTGTGCTTCTTCTGCGCCACCACCCTCAAGCGCAAACTCGGCTACGACGACTCCCTGGACGCCTTCGGCGTGCACGGCATCGGCGGTATCCTCGGCGCGATCCTGACCGGTGTGTTCGCAGCACCAGCCCTGGGTGGCTTCGGCACCGTGACCGATATCGGTGCGCAGGTGTGGATTCAATTCAAGGGCGTGGGTTTCACGGTGATCTATACCGCGATCGTCACCTTCATCATCCTCAAGGTCCTGGACGCCGTCATGGGTCTGCGTGTCTCCGAGGAAGAAGAAGCCGTGGGCCTGGACCTGGCCCAGCACAACGAGCGTGGTTACAACCTGTAA
- the glnK gene encoding P-II family nitrogen regulator: MKLVTAIIKPFKLDDVRESLSEIGVQGITVTEVKGFGRQKGHTELYRGAEYVVDFLPKVKIDVAIDDKDLDRVIEAITKAANTGKIGDGKIFVVNLEQAIRIRTGETDTDAI, encoded by the coding sequence ATGAAGCTAGTCACTGCCATCATCAAGCCGTTCAAGTTGGACGACGTGCGCGAGTCGTTGTCCGAGATCGGCGTGCAGGGCATTACCGTTACTGAGGTCAAAGGCTTCGGTCGGCAGAAAGGTCACACCGAGCTGTATCGCGGCGCGGAATACGTGGTCGATTTCCTGCCCAAGGTGAAGATCGACGTCGCCATTGACGACAAGGATCTTGATCGGGTGATCGAGGCAATCACCAAGGCCGCCAACACCGGCAAGATCGGTGACGGGAAGATCTTTGTGGTCAATCTGGAACAGGCTATCCGCATCCGTACCGGCGAAACCGATACCGACGCTATCTAG
- a CDS encoding accessory factor UbiK family protein gives MLAPKDLLDALSGHASRLLSGDTPLPKSEIESQFKALLQSGFSKLDLVSREEFDSQMVVLARTRARLESLEAKVAELEAKVNPPTE, from the coding sequence ATGCTTGCGCCCAAAGACCTCCTCGACGCCCTGAGCGGCCACGCCTCCCGCCTCTTGAGTGGCGACACGCCGCTGCCCAAAAGCGAAATCGAAAGCCAGTTCAAGGCCCTGCTGCAAAGCGGCTTCAGCAAACTGGACCTGGTGAGCCGGGAAGAATTCGACAGCCAGATGGTTGTGCTGGCCCGGACCCGGGCGCGGCTCGAAAGCCTGGAGGCCAAGGTCGCGGAGTTGGAGGCGAAGGTAAATCCACCTACCGAATAA
- a CDS encoding TylF/MycF/NovP-related O-methyltransferase has product MTLPDDFSPDKYLELHPDVLKAGLNPALHYLKFGIPEGRAYKGAARYIEKKYNPLHPKIDETYNHDGLASRHNHDFMIDPAYRTAYGRGVAAAGMDYKWFWRVHVGLWAARSAAKLTGDFVECGVNRGFLSSAIMHDLDWNKTNRVFYLLDTFAGLDERYLSDEEREGGVSERNRREITSGFYTTNLESVKKNFAEWPRATIIQGSIPDTLPQIDSTRIAFLHIDLNCTIPEVAAIDYLWDRLVPNAFILLDDYAYFGYQPQKEGMDQWAEKMNLSILSLPTGQGLLIKP; this is encoded by the coding sequence ATGACTCTACCTGACGATTTTTCCCCTGATAAGTATTTAGAGTTACACCCCGATGTGCTTAAGGCAGGATTAAATCCAGCACTGCATTACTTGAAATTCGGCATACCGGAAGGACGAGCTTACAAGGGTGCCGCACGTTATATTGAAAAAAAATATAACCCATTACACCCAAAAATTGATGAAACCTATAATCACGATGGGTTGGCCTCCAGACACAACCATGACTTCATGATTGATCCCGCTTACAGGACCGCCTATGGTCGCGGCGTAGCTGCCGCGGGCATGGATTACAAATGGTTCTGGAGAGTTCATGTTGGGCTTTGGGCCGCGAGATCTGCTGCGAAACTCACAGGTGACTTCGTGGAGTGCGGTGTCAATCGTGGATTCTTAAGTTCCGCTATTATGCATGACTTGGACTGGAACAAGACCAACAGAGTCTTTTATCTCTTAGACACTTTTGCTGGCCTCGATGAGCGTTATCTATCAGATGAAGAACGGGAGGGTGGTGTGTCTGAGCGTAACCGCAGAGAGATAACCTCCGGTTTCTATACAACCAATCTCGAGTCAGTGAAAAAAAATTTTGCAGAGTGGCCAAGAGCAACCATTATTCAGGGCAGCATTCCGGACACGCTCCCCCAAATTGATTCGACCCGAATTGCATTCCTGCACATTGACTTGAACTGCACGATTCCTGAAGTGGCGGCCATTGATTACTTGTGGGATCGCTTGGTACCTAATGCGTTTATTTTGTTGGATGATTACGCCTACTTTGGCTATCAGCCGCAAAAAGAAGGCATGGATCAATGGGCAGAAAAAATGAATTTGTCGATTTTGAGTTTGCCTACCGGTCAAGGTCTCTTGATCAAGCCTTGA